From one Ignavibacteria bacterium genomic stretch:
- the nuoD gene encoding NADH dehydrogenase (quinone) subunit D translates to MSISVTPTSTIERVEKLRHSKILREIQDKDTVVMFEDPLENDMVLNMGPQHPATHGVLRVLIRLEGETVVKCVPELGYLHRGYEKIAESSTYHEFIPHTDRLDYISPMANNVAICLAIEKLANIDVPVRGTWVRMLVTEMARISNHLLALGATAMDVGAMTLFLWTFTEREKLYDLFERICGARFTTSFARIGGVANDIPDDVMRDVRAWLNQMPDRMKEVEGLVNRNRIFVDRMAGIGYMPPEKAIQLGLTGPTLRGSGVARDLRRDEPYMFYDQVDFDVITHNDGDCYARYICRDLEIWESMKICHQCLDKLENSPRTPVLNEDQPTSVLPRKQSIYTKMEEMINDFMLINFCIQPPKGDVYFAAEGSKGELGFYYVSDGTGNPWKLKIRSPSSANLQALKYMCEGSMVSDVVAIIGSIDPVMGEADK, encoded by the coding sequence ATGAGTATATCGGTAACACCTACGTCAACAATTGAACGAGTTGAGAAGCTGCGTCACTCCAAAATCCTGCGTGAAATACAGGATAAGGATACGGTGGTGATGTTCGAGGACCCGCTTGAGAATGACATGGTGCTCAACATGGGACCGCAGCATCCGGCTACTCATGGTGTGCTGCGGGTTCTGATACGGCTGGAAGGTGAAACTGTTGTGAAGTGTGTTCCGGAGCTGGGATACCTGCACCGGGGATATGAAAAGATAGCTGAGAGCAGTACCTACCATGAGTTTATTCCGCATACCGACCGGCTGGACTACATAAGCCCGATGGCAAATAACGTTGCGATCTGCCTGGCTATCGAGAAACTTGCCAACATTGATGTACCGGTGCGCGGTACCTGGGTGCGTATGCTGGTCACCGAGATGGCGCGCATCTCCAACCACCTGCTTGCTCTTGGCGCAACGGCAATGGATGTTGGCGCAATGACGCTGTTTTTGTGGACGTTTACGGAGCGCGAAAAGCTGTACGATTTGTTTGAGCGCATTTGCGGTGCACGGTTCACAACAAGCTTTGCCCGGATTGGCGGTGTTGCCAATGATATCCCTGATGATGTAATGCGCGACGTACGTGCATGGCTAAATCAGATGCCTGACCGTATGAAGGAAGTGGAAGGCCTGGTAAACCGCAACCGGATTTTTGTTGACCGGATGGCTGGCATTGGGTATATGCCTCCCGAAAAAGCAATTCAGCTTGGACTGACGGGACCAACCCTTCGTGGCTCGGGTGTTGCTCGTGATCTGCGCCGTGATGAGCCGTACATGTTCTATGATCAGGTTGATTTCGACGTGATTACTCATAACGATGGTGACTGCTATGCTCGGTATATCTGCCGCGACCTTGAAATATGGGAGTCAATGAAGATTTGCCACCAGTGTCTTGATAAACTTGAGAATAGCCCGCGGACACCTGTACTGAACGAAGATCAACCAACATCAGTTCTGCCTCGCAAACAGTCCATCTATACAAAGATGGAAGAGATGATAAATGATTTTATGTTAATTAATTTCTGTATTCAGCCACCCAAGGGTGATGTGTATTTTGCCGCTGAGGGGTCAAAGGGGGAGCTGGGATTTTACTATGTGAGTGATGGTACCGGTAACCCGTGGAAGCTAAAAATCCGCAGTCCATCATCGGCCAACCTGCAGGCACTGAAATACATGTGCGAAGGCTCGATGGTGAGCGACGTTGTTGCCATTATCGGAAGTATCGATCCGGTGATGGGCGAGGCTGATAAGTAA
- the rsgA gene encoding ribosome small subunit-dependent GTPase A gives MNTRKKHTGNDDEAEAQSSFRKRKLRTVVKPGKVLPAGARRGTVLTALGPHWLVAPEITDHGLDAVSLMVCSVSGTVDAQGGTTLVAVGDVVWFVSSGSAMEVGGQEYAEGTIEKVETRRTLLSRKAAGRVQREQVLAANIDRLGIVIAAANPDYHRGLIDRYLIAADKGDLEPFIIVNKMDLVSGELETLIAEDLEVYTKALRRKVFFVSTVSGFGIDLLTEFLNGATTLLAGQSGVGKSSLINHITQNHLRVGSISQATGKGRHTTTSALLVPLPRGGFVIDSPGTREFSIWELDLQEIMYYFEEFDDYSPNCKFSTCTHTHEPGCAVKDAVDKGAINAGRYFSYLALRAEIEG, from the coding sequence TTGAATACGCGTAAAAAACATACCGGCAACGACGATGAGGCAGAGGCGCAATCATCGTTCAGGAAAAGGAAGCTGCGGACTGTGGTGAAGCCGGGCAAGGTACTGCCGGCTGGAGCCCGGCGGGGAACCGTGCTTACCGCCCTGGGGCCGCACTGGCTTGTAGCGCCTGAAATTACAGACCATGGCCTCGATGCTGTTTCCCTGATGGTGTGCAGCGTTAGCGGCACGGTTGATGCTCAGGGCGGAACAACGCTGGTTGCCGTAGGTGACGTTGTGTGGTTTGTATCCTCGGGATCAGCCATGGAGGTGGGCGGACAGGAGTATGCCGAGGGAACCATCGAGAAGGTGGAAACGCGGCGGACACTCCTCTCGCGTAAAGCTGCCGGCAGGGTGCAGCGCGAACAGGTCCTTGCTGCCAATATCGACAGGCTGGGAATTGTAATTGCTGCTGCCAATCCCGATTATCACCGCGGGCTAATTGACCGATACCTGATCGCTGCCGATAAAGGTGATCTGGAACCCTTCATCATTGTTAACAAAATGGACCTTGTTAGTGGTGAGCTTGAAACACTGATAGCAGAAGATCTGGAGGTGTATACAAAGGCACTACGCCGAAAGGTTTTTTTTGTGAGTACGGTTAGCGGATTTGGTATAGACCTTCTGACGGAATTTCTGAATGGAGCTACAACCCTTCTGGCCGGGCAAAGCGGTGTAGGCAAGAGCTCGTTGATAAATCACATTACGCAAAATCATCTGCGGGTAGGCAGTATCTCTCAGGCAACCGGCAAGGGCAGGCATACCACAACATCAGCTCTCCTTGTGCCCTTACCGCGAGGGGGCTTTGTTATCGACAGTCCCGGGACCCGTGAATTCTCGATTTGGGAGCTGGACCTACAGGAGATTATGTACTACTTTGAAGAGTTTGATGATTATAGCCCCAACTGCAAATTCTCAACCTGCACTCATACTCACGAACCCGGATGCGCAGTAAAGGATGCAGTTGATAAAGGGGCGATAAATGCTGGTAGGTACTTTTCGTATCTGGCGCTGCGTGCTGAAATTGAGGGGTAA
- a CDS encoding efflux RND transporter permease subunit, which produces MNITKIAIERPSLIVVMFSVITLLGVIGFTNLGYELMPDFNQPVVVIRTLYPGADPFEVESSVSRRIEDALSNVEGVEYLVTKSLPNASVIIANLKYGTNLDKTMQDAQRYIDNIRKDLPKDIQSPVMTKVSPNDLPMMSVSATASVPPVEFYRLMKDEYLPQIQQLKGVAEITMIGGEEREISVQVHNEKLQLYRISLYQVVEAINRSGIDLPVGAIEAKGNRSTVRLAGRFTTVADIENVQIGMPVPGSPVYVKDIATVVDGVAEPTSVSRLNAVPGIGLLIKKQGDANAVDVSALVRDAFTRIEKAEGNKNVKFTITDDNTDNTIAAVNSVVFDLILAVILVSLVMLLFLRSYRNSLIVLVAIPTSLITAFAVMWLLGYTLNLMTLLAMSLIIGILVDDATVVLENIQRHLDMGKEKRIAAFDGRMEIGFSALSITLVDVVVFLPILFLQVFVADMLKQFSVVVITSTLTSLLVGFTLTPWMASRIGKSENLQPTNVLNRFLLWFESQLSRFIEWYRSTLAWVLQHKLIFVGFVILLLAGTVVMMQQNIIGKELIATGDQGKFRLFLEYDKNAPLEHNNRMSEQVEKDILQKPEVLSVFSNVGGPGTGMGSVGVGLPYKTELTVQLRPKKERGNIATEAFMRSLREQLQDRYAGIHVSMMALGLVPRSAPIEITLSGGNVDTVMKAARALQATVAGIPGADNVRLSVEEGAPEYKVSPDKDLMQRFGLNTAYVGLNLRTAFAGNDDATLTDKGTEYPVRIRLDRFSRSSYSDVTNLAVVNPAGLPIRVSQFARVEGGNALSQLERLDRQPAVTITADALGRPSGSVADDVVTYITNNPLPAGVQMAWGSDIKRQNDSFGALGSVLLISFLLIYLIMVALYDSYLYPFVALFAIPVAAIGAFLALNLTMSNLSLFALLGLIMLMGLVTKNSILIVDFTNQLKAEGKGLKDALITAGAERMRPILMTTLSMAIGMLPIALASGTASEWKNGLAWVIIGGLLSSLVLTVYLVPLVYHTVDTLKHKLLKTNYP; this is translated from the coding sequence ATGAATATCACCAAGATTGCAATCGAAAGACCATCACTGATTGTTGTGATGTTTAGTGTAATAACACTGTTGGGTGTTATTGGGTTTACAAATCTGGGCTACGAGCTGATGCCCGATTTTAACCAGCCGGTTGTGGTAATACGAACGCTCTACCCGGGGGCAGACCCGTTCGAGGTAGAATCATCAGTATCTCGCCGAATCGAAGATGCATTGTCGAACGTTGAGGGGGTAGAATACCTGGTTACCAAGTCATTGCCAAATGCTTCGGTGATCATTGCTAATCTAAAGTACGGGACGAACCTTGATAAAACGATGCAGGATGCTCAGCGGTATATCGACAACATTCGTAAGGATTTACCGAAAGATATTCAAAGCCCCGTAATGACAAAAGTTTCGCCGAATGACCTGCCGATGATGTCGGTAAGCGCAACGGCATCGGTACCGCCGGTGGAGTTCTACCGCCTGATGAAGGATGAGTATCTGCCGCAGATTCAACAGTTAAAGGGTGTGGCAGAGATCACCATGATTGGTGGAGAAGAGCGCGAGATCTCGGTACAGGTTCATAATGAAAAACTCCAGTTGTACAGGATCTCACTGTACCAGGTTGTAGAAGCAATAAACCGTTCAGGTATAGACCTACCCGTGGGTGCTATCGAAGCAAAGGGTAATCGCAGTACAGTTCGGCTTGCTGGGAGGTTTACCACAGTGGCAGACATTGAGAATGTCCAGATCGGTATGCCGGTTCCGGGCTCACCCGTCTACGTGAAAGATATTGCCACCGTGGTTGACGGAGTTGCAGAACCTACGTCGGTAAGTCGCCTGAATGCTGTCCCAGGCATTGGCCTGCTGATTAAGAAACAAGGTGATGCCAATGCCGTTGATGTATCTGCACTGGTCCGGGATGCATTTACCAGGATTGAAAAGGCTGAGGGGAATAAAAACGTAAAGTTTACGATTACTGATGACAATACCGACAATACGATTGCAGCTGTAAACTCTGTTGTCTTTGACTTAATCCTGGCTGTTATCCTGGTGTCGTTGGTAATGTTACTCTTCCTGCGTAGCTACAGAAACTCACTGATTGTTTTAGTAGCAATACCAACGTCACTGATAACGGCGTTTGCAGTCATGTGGCTGCTGGGTTATACCCTGAATTTGATGACGTTGCTGGCTATGTCGCTGATTATTGGTATCCTGGTTGACGATGCCACCGTTGTGCTTGAAAATATACAGCGACATTTGGACATGGGGAAAGAGAAACGCATAGCTGCGTTTGACGGACGTATGGAAATCGGCTTTTCCGCATTGTCCATAACCCTGGTTGACGTCGTGGTGTTTCTGCCAATCCTGTTCCTTCAGGTGTTTGTTGCCGACATGCTTAAGCAATTCTCTGTCGTAGTGATCACATCAACACTCACGAGTCTTCTTGTTGGATTTACGCTAACACCATGGATGGCTTCGCGCATCGGAAAGTCAGAAAATCTTCAGCCTACAAATGTGCTGAACAGATTCCTCTTGTGGTTTGAATCTCAACTGTCGCGCTTCATCGAGTGGTATCGTTCAACACTTGCCTGGGTACTTCAGCATAAACTCATCTTTGTGGGCTTCGTAATTCTTCTGCTCGCCGGGACGGTTGTGATGATGCAGCAGAATATTATTGGCAAGGAGTTGATTGCAACCGGTGATCAGGGAAAGTTCAGACTGTTTCTCGAGTATGATAAAAACGCTCCGCTTGAGCATAACAACAGAATGTCGGAACAGGTCGAGAAAGACATTCTGCAAAAACCAGAAGTATTATCGGTGTTTAGCAACGTTGGCGGGCCGGGAACCGGAATGGGCTCTGTGGGTGTTGGCCTTCCGTACAAAACCGAGCTGACGGTTCAGCTTCGCCCCAAAAAAGAACGCGGTAACATTGCAACCGAAGCATTTATGCGTTCTCTGCGGGAACAACTACAGGACAGGTATGCGGGCATTCACGTTTCAATGATGGCCTTAGGTCTTGTACCACGGTCAGCCCCGATCGAGATTACGTTGAGCGGAGGAAATGTTGACACGGTTATGAAGGCTGCACGGGCACTTCAGGCAACCGTTGCAGGTATCCCCGGTGCCGATAATGTCCGGCTGTCAGTGGAGGAAGGTGCACCGGAATATAAGGTATCTCCTGACAAGGATCTCATGCAGAGGTTCGGACTCAACACGGCCTACGTTGGACTCAACCTGCGGACTGCGTTTGCCGGCAATGATGATGCAACATTAACTGATAAAGGCACTGAGTATCCTGTGCGCATACGGCTGGACCGGTTTAGCAGGAGCAGCTATTCCGATGTTACCAATCTGGCGGTCGTAAATCCGGCCGGCCTTCCGATACGCGTATCACAGTTTGCGCGGGTAGAAGGAGGTAACGCTTTGTCGCAACTGGAGCGATTGGACCGCCAGCCTGCTGTGACAATCACTGCTGACGCTCTGGGACGTCCGTCTGGTTCTGTTGCGGATGACGTAGTAACCTATATTACCAACAATCCACTTCCCGCAGGGGTGCAAATGGCATGGGGCAGCGACATCAAGCGGCAGAATGACAGTTTTGGTGCGCTTGGATCAGTATTGCTGATCTCATTCCTGTTGATTTACCTAATAATGGTGGCGCTGTACGACAGTTATCTTTACCCGTTTGTAGCATTGTTTGCAATTCCTGTTGCTGCAATCGGAGCATTCCTGGCATTGAATCTTACCATGAGTAATCTTAGCCTTTTTGCATTACTGGGGCTTATTATGCTCATGGGGCTTGTAACCAAAAACTCAATTCTGATCGTTGACTTTACAAACCAACTGAAAGCTGAAGGGAAGGGGCTTAAGGATGCACTTATCACGGCAGGAGCCGAGCGGATGCGTCCGATACTGATGACGACACTGTCAATGGCTATCGGGATGCTACCAATAGCACTTGCATCCGGTACCGCATCGGAATGGAAAAACGGACTTGCCTGGGTAATAATTGGAGGGCTTCTTTCGTCTCTAGTATTAACAGTGTACCTTGTTCCACTCGTCTATCACACTGTTGATACCCTTAAACACAAACTTCTTAAAACCAACTATCCGTAG
- the recJ gene encoding single-stranded-DNA-specific exonuclease RecJ, with product MNFRWIFRESLDENAVQNLIKTLKIPKPIAKVLVGRGISTVDEVASYFTPDLALLHSPWLMDGMEVAVDRIMRAVELKEPIWIHGDYDVDGTSSTAIMLHFLRSIGATADYHIPNRMDEGFGFMPRSVDFAREFGAKVIITVDVGVTAAKTVEYAAGFGIDVIICDHHQAAEVLPSALAILDPVKPGCTYPFQDLAACGVTFKLIHAMCERRGTPDVAFRYLDLVAIASAADIAPLHGENRIISYFGLKLINENPRPGLKGLIECAGLHAGQITNSSVVFGLAPRINAAGRLGDPRRAVEMMITESEIQAFQIAQQLEHDNRLRRAIDEETFELAEEQALQLLTDNPEMRSLVLHNADWHAGVIGIVASRLVERFHLPTVMLTTIDGIAKGSARSIKNFDIYAALKSCEDLMVEFGGHKHAAGLSLAAENIPELRRRIDEVARKLLETVELSPEIQIDAELSLSDLNPNFIKHLSRFAPFGYGNHRPMFFSKHVVSANGVKVVGNNHLKFRALQSNFAIDAIGFNLGHKLDQCSHGKVFSMVYTLEENTFNGSAMPQVRIKDIRPEQ from the coding sequence TTGAACTTTCGGTGGATATTTAGGGAATCGTTAGATGAAAATGCCGTCCAAAACCTGATTAAAACCTTGAAAATCCCCAAGCCAATTGCAAAAGTATTGGTTGGAAGGGGCATATCAACCGTTGATGAAGTCGCATCGTACTTCACACCGGATTTGGCTTTACTTCATTCTCCATGGCTCATGGATGGAATGGAGGTCGCAGTTGACCGCATAATGCGTGCAGTTGAGTTAAAAGAGCCGATATGGATTCACGGCGATTATGATGTTGACGGCACATCCAGCACTGCCATCATGCTCCATTTCCTGCGGAGTATTGGTGCTACGGCTGATTACCATATTCCCAACAGGATGGACGAAGGCTTTGGCTTCATGCCAAGGAGCGTTGACTTTGCACGCGAGTTTGGCGCCAAGGTCATTATTACCGTTGATGTTGGTGTCACCGCTGCTAAAACAGTTGAGTACGCTGCAGGTTTTGGTATTGACGTTATTATCTGTGATCATCACCAGGCTGCCGAGGTTCTCCCGTCAGCATTGGCAATCCTCGATCCGGTAAAACCCGGCTGCACCTATCCGTTTCAGGACCTTGCCGCATGTGGCGTAACGTTTAAACTAATCCATGCAATGTGTGAACGCCGGGGTACTCCTGACGTTGCTTTTAGGTATCTGGACCTGGTTGCAATCGCCTCGGCTGCCGATATCGCACCACTCCATGGCGAAAACCGTATCATTAGTTACTTTGGACTGAAGCTGATTAATGAAAATCCACGGCCTGGATTAAAGGGGCTGATCGAATGCGCCGGACTGCATGCAGGTCAGATCACCAATTCCAGCGTCGTCTTCGGACTGGCTCCGCGAATTAATGCTGCCGGACGTTTGGGTGACCCGCGGCGCGCAGTTGAGATGATGATTACCGAAAGCGAAATCCAGGCGTTTCAGATTGCTCAGCAACTGGAACACGATAACCGGCTGCGCAGGGCAATCGACGAAGAGACGTTTGAACTTGCCGAAGAGCAGGCGCTGCAACTCCTTACCGATAACCCTGAAATGCGGTCCCTGGTCTTACACAACGCTGACTGGCATGCCGGCGTGATTGGTATCGTGGCGTCCCGCCTGGTAGAACGGTTTCACCTTCCAACGGTCATGTTAACGACGATTGACGGTATTGCCAAAGGATCGGCACGGTCAATTAAAAATTTCGATATCTACGCAGCCCTGAAGTCGTGCGAAGATCTGATGGTGGAGTTTGGCGGACATAAGCATGCTGCAGGCCTCTCCCTGGCGGCAGAAAATATCCCGGAGCTGCGCCGGCGTATCGACGAGGTGGCCCGAAAACTCCTTGAAACCGTAGAACTAAGTCCTGAAATCCAAATTGATGCAGAGCTTTCGCTGAGCGACTTAAATCCTAATTTTATCAAGCACCTAAGCAGATTTGCACCCTTCGGATACGGTAACCACCGTCCGATGTTCTTCAGCAAACACGTCGTCTCAGCAAATGGCGTTAAAGTTGTTGGTAACAACCACTTAAAATTCCGGGCACTGCAAAGCAATTTTGCAATTGATGCCATAGGTTTCAACCTTGGTCACAAATTAGATCAATGTTCGCACGGTAAGGTATTCTCAATGGTGTACACACTGGAAGAAAATACCTTCAATGGATCAGCAATGCCTCAGGTTCGCATCAAAGATATCCGCCCCGAGCAGTAG
- a CDS encoding TolC family protein translates to MTLALENHETVQIGGNAVKISESRAAEARSGYIPKVTVNADYKYFLELPHQLMPLSTFNPMAQEGQFKEAQFGVPHNANASITASMVLYSPQIGGAISGASTATELARLQKTQSEDALRYSVALAYYQAQLLEHQRDFASGNLENSRRLLASTQLLYQQLMVKKTDVSRVELQIEQIESRIEFLRSSYEQVMLTLKMLMGAEPNSQISVAPLAIPDGPEASAPRYIDQEVLQGQKKLLENEINWLQKSRYLPTISVVAQYGLNGFGYDKAPNEFIKTYPVGFVGLQLTYPVFNGTATVEKIQQKELELSNNLLQQQLVTHKTVVETQNAINRLELSKQTLHTTRHQVEFADEIYRQVVLQQKEGTASLADVLLADGALREAQQGYITASTEFLKARLELLRLNGLLSSL, encoded by the coding sequence ATGACCTTGGCTTTGGAAAACCATGAAACTGTACAGATCGGTGGTAATGCAGTTAAAATAAGTGAGAGTCGGGCTGCAGAGGCACGGTCTGGCTACATTCCCAAGGTTACGGTTAATGCCGACTACAAGTATTTCCTGGAGTTGCCGCACCAGTTAATGCCATTGTCAACCTTTAACCCGATGGCACAGGAAGGACAGTTTAAGGAGGCTCAGTTTGGTGTCCCGCATAACGCCAATGCATCGATTACTGCATCAATGGTGCTGTACAGTCCTCAGATTGGTGGTGCAATAAGCGGTGCTTCTACTGCAACTGAGCTAGCGCGCCTTCAAAAAACACAGTCGGAAGATGCTCTTCGCTATAGCGTTGCCTTAGCATACTACCAGGCACAGCTCCTGGAGCATCAACGTGATTTTGCCTCAGGTAATCTGGAGAACTCCCGGAGGTTGCTGGCAAGCACTCAGTTGCTGTACCAGCAACTAATGGTAAAGAAAACCGATGTTAGCAGGGTAGAGCTGCAGATTGAACAGATTGAATCTCGCATTGAGTTTCTTCGAAGCTCGTATGAACAGGTTATGCTTACATTAAAAATGCTGATGGGAGCCGAACCAAACAGTCAGATATCCGTTGCTCCACTCGCAATCCCTGATGGTCCAGAAGCCTCAGCACCGCGATACATAGATCAGGAAGTACTCCAAGGTCAGAAAAAACTCCTTGAAAACGAAATAAACTGGCTGCAGAAATCACGGTATCTCCCAACGATTAGCGTGGTTGCCCAGTACGGTCTGAACGGCTTTGGATATGACAAAGCACCAAACGAATTTATAAAAACTTATCCCGTAGGGTTTGTCGGCCTGCAGCTTACCTATCCGGTATTTAATGGGACAGCAACGGTTGAAAAGATTCAGCAAAAAGAGCTGGAGCTAAGTAATAACTTGTTGCAGCAGCAACTGGTAACTCATAAGACGGTGGTTGAAACACAGAATGCCATAAACCGGCTTGAGCTGTCAAAACAAACCCTGCACACTACGCGACATCAGGTAGAGTTTGCCGACGAGATATACCGCCAGGTTGTTCTGCAGCAAAAAGAGGGCACGGCATCGCTTGCAGATGTCTTATTAGCCGACGGAGCTCTTCGAGAGGCACAGCAAGGCTATATCACCGCTTCGACGGAATTTTTGAAAGCCCGGCTGGAGTTGCTTCGATTAAACGGTCTTCTCTCATCACTATAA
- a CDS encoding efflux RND transporter periplasmic adaptor subunit — MSTPSKTLRRVAIILALTVVGFAVLLVLYKNKSDADRQVYRQDNERAIQVKVYRVADEDLELSGSFTGMFDPNQESKISADVQGKVRMLHVDVGDRVGAGTTLVQLDNDLLKLQLQASDVQIEGLEADVKRFTVLAIAEAVQGVQLEKSALALQAARVQRSTVLEQIQRSSVKAPFSGIITAKFTEAGGFAAPGVPLLQITDIGKLRFTINVPESEVSFFRVGDTHRISLMAYPETSVEGRVIMVGSKANPGNSFPVQYLVQNFADLRIKAGMFGSVMIKKPITKTGLMIPATSVVTVNGESSVYVVSNGKARLTPITLGRQSNSRVAVESGLRPGDAIVTDGLLNVFNNANVRIQQ, encoded by the coding sequence ATGAGCACACCTTCGAAAACGCTGCGCAGAGTTGCTATTATACTGGCATTAACAGTAGTCGGTTTTGCTGTTTTGTTGGTTTTATACAAGAACAAGTCAGATGCTGACCGGCAAGTTTACCGGCAGGATAATGAGAGAGCCATACAGGTAAAAGTGTATCGTGTGGCAGATGAAGATCTGGAATTATCCGGATCATTCACGGGGATGTTTGATCCGAATCAGGAGAGTAAAATAAGCGCCGATGTTCAAGGTAAGGTGCGCATGCTGCATGTTGATGTTGGTGACCGGGTTGGTGCCGGTACTACGCTCGTGCAACTCGACAATGATTTGCTGAAACTTCAGCTACAAGCTTCCGACGTACAAATTGAAGGGCTTGAGGCAGATGTAAAACGATTTACTGTTCTGGCTATAGCAGAAGCTGTTCAGGGAGTACAGCTTGAAAAGTCAGCCCTTGCTCTTCAGGCTGCCCGGGTACAGCGCTCAACGGTGCTTGAACAAATTCAAAGGTCATCGGTCAAAGCCCCCTTCAGCGGTATTATTACCGCTAAGTTCACAGAAGCCGGCGGGTTCGCCGCACCAGGAGTGCCTCTGCTTCAGATTACCGATATCGGAAAGCTTCGGTTTACCATCAATGTACCCGAATCCGAAGTTAGCTTCTTTCGCGTTGGTGATACTCACCGAATCAGTCTGATGGCATATCCTGAAACCAGTGTCGAGGGTCGGGTGATTATGGTTGGCAGTAAGGCAAATCCGGGTAATAGCTTTCCAGTTCAGTATCTCGTTCAGAACTTTGCCGATTTGCGCATCAAGGCGGGAATGTTTGGCAGCGTGATGATAAAGAAGCCCATCACCAAAACTGGATTGATGATACCTGCCACGAGTGTGGTTACGGTAAACGGTGAAAGCAGTGTGTATGTTGTCAGCAATGGGAAGGCACGTTTAACACCAATCACGCTTGGCAGACAAAGCAACAGTAGGGTTGCGGTTGAGTCAGGGTTACGCCCAGGTGATGCTATTGTTACTGACGGACTGCTGAATGTTTTTAACAACGCAAATGTGCGCATTCAACAGTGA
- a CDS encoding DUF2141 domain-containing protein: MFLALILPVTAGFAGGDSEGYSLTVEFENLRSPEGTLIVALYNKDGTIPDEKFEHYYKIGQTGIVSTKAQYTFTDLPEGTYAVSVLHDENNNGKIDKKFIVPKEGIGFSRITSIGLTNRPNFKKASFQLTGNKKITIHIIYM; the protein is encoded by the coding sequence ATGTTTCTTGCGCTGATTCTTCCGGTAACAGCAGGATTTGCCGGCGGTGATTCGGAAGGGTATTCGTTGACGGTGGAATTTGAAAACCTTAGGAGTCCCGAGGGTACCCTGATTGTTGCTCTGTACAACAAGGACGGGACAATCCCTGATGAGAAGTTCGAACATTATTATAAAATTGGACAAACGGGTATTGTGAGCACCAAGGCCCAATATACCTTTACAGATTTGCCGGAAGGAACCTATGCGGTTAGTGTTCTGCATGACGAGAACAACAATGGCAAGATTGATAAAAAGTTTATCGTTCCCAAAGAGGGTATTGGCTTTTCCAGAATCACGTCCATTGGCCTTACCAACCGTCCGAACTTTAAAAAAGCATCGTTCCAACTCACCGGGAACAAGAAGATTACAATCCATATCATCTATATGTAG
- a CDS encoding RNA methyltransferase yields the protein MPHPESITSQRAEKLRRALRQRQPTLTIVLENVHDPHNVSAVIRSCDAVGVSDVHGVYYGRQTFPHLGEKSSASARKWVNVHHHGSIDECFSRLRADGFRIFTTHMDAQSVSLYELDLTQPVALVFGNEHDGVSENARSLADGNFLIPMMGVVQSLNISVACAVSLFEAFRQRQNTGMYNTPGYSDTELKELERDWYSR from the coding sequence ATGCCACATCCAGAATCAATAACATCGCAACGCGCCGAAAAGCTCCGACGGGCCCTCCGGCAACGTCAGCCAACACTTACCATTGTTCTCGAAAATGTCCACGATCCACATAACGTTAGTGCGGTTATCCGGTCCTGCGACGCCGTAGGAGTGAGTGATGTTCACGGAGTTTATTATGGCAGGCAAACCTTCCCGCATCTTGGTGAAAAGAGCAGTGCCAGCGCACGGAAGTGGGTCAATGTCCACCATCATGGCAGTATTGATGAATGCTTCTCTCGGCTTCGCGCTGATGGCTTCCGGATTTTCACTACCCACATGGATGCGCAGTCGGTAAGCCTGTACGAACTTGATCTGACGCAGCCCGTTGCCCTTGTATTTGGTAACGAGCATGACGGGGTATCAGAAAATGCCCGATCCTTAGCCGATGGGAACTTTTTAATTCCAATGATGGGTGTGGTTCAGTCACTGAACATCAGTGTGGCCTGTGCAGTTTCCTTATTTGAGGCATTCCGGCAGCGACAAAATACCGGTATGTATAACACCCCTGGGTATTCAGACACTGAATTGAAGGAACTTGAGAGAGACTGGTATTCAAGGTAA